CCATACTTTCGTCTATAGGCGTCGTGCTATCCGGCCAGTGAATCTGATAGAGATCGATATAATCCGTACCTAAACGCTTTAAACTGTCTTCGCATTCTTTGATAATACTTTCTTTTCCGGCATACTTATAGATATCGATCGCCCTACCGTTATTGTCTTTACTCTGGAAGCCAAAATCTCCTTTAACCAGGTCCCAACGCATACCATATTTGGTAAGGACATATACTTTATCTCTGGCAATGCCTTTGATAGCTTCGCCTACAATTTCCTCACTGGTTCCCTGTCCGTAAATCGGAGCAGTATCGATGGCCGTTACGCCTAAATCATAAGAAGCTTTTATGGCTTCTACAGCGTCTTTTCTTTCACTGCCTCCCCACATCCAACCGCCAGCTGCCCAAGCACCAAAAGTTATTACAGGAAGTCTTAAATCTGTTTTTCCTAATGTTCTATAGTTCATATTTATTACGATTTATTATTTTTTCTTTTTTCCTTAGCGCCTGTTTAAAATTTATCTAATAAATCTTTTATAATACAAATTATAACAGGCTCTTACCATTTTACGAATCTCAGCATTTTGTTACAAAGTGATCACATCAAACCGTCGCCAAAAAATGTATATTAGCCTATCAAATAACGTAATTATATGCGAAAGTTGAGTTCTACAAATTATTATAACCAAGTTTATTTAGAAGACAGATGTACCTTGAACGAATTGATCTACCTACTGAGCAAACGATGGTTAACGGATGTCTTATTCAGTATTGAAGAAGGACATAATCGTTTTTCCAGCATTAAAGAAAATCTTAAACATATCAGTGATAATATTTTAGCAGATCGTCTCCGGTATTTGGAACACTATAAGCTTATTCGCCGCAACGACATTTCCAACGAAACCCCTCCAAAGATAACCTATGCTATCACAACAGCTGGAATAAAATTAAGTGATATGCTAGATCAATTATGCCAATTTGCTGAAAATGAGATAAATTTCCCCGATTAGCTTATCAATTATTATGTTTTAAAATGAGATAATTTCAATCTTCATACATTACATTAAATACATTTAAATACCACAGTACAAAAAAAAGCTTTTCTCTCTTAAAATTCAATAACTTCCTAAATTGTGAGTGGATATCATTTTTTTTAAAAACTTTAAATTGTGGTCCATTCGGATTAGCTTTGTTTTGATTTTTTATCAATTAAATTGAACATTATGAGATTTCTCCAACTATTACTTATTATTGCCTTCTTTTTTGCTCTGGTTAACGCTGCGAATGCCTCTACAAAAGATTTTTATCAAATAAAAATTTATCACCTTCAAAACAAGGAACAGGAGAAAATCGTAGAAGACTACCTAGAAAACGCCTACCTACCCGCCTTACATCGAGCGAAAATCGCAAACATTGGTGTTTTTAAACCAATTCCTTCGGAGGAATCTGAAAAAGCCGAGCAGCTCATTTATGTCTTTATACCCTATCCGTCGGTTGCGGATTATCTTCAGCTTGATGGCATATTGGAAAATGATAATAAATATTTGCAGGATGGTGCAAACTACTTAGATGCTCCTCATGAAGCTGCCCCGTATACAAGGATAGAAACCATTTTGCTGACCGCTTTTGACAGAAGTCCCAACTTTACTAAGCCTGCATTAAACAGTCCGTATCAGGAACGTGTATACGAACTCCGAAGCTATGAGGGGCCTACAGAAAAACTTTATAAAAACAAAGTAGCTATGTTCAACAAGGGCGATGAGGTCGGGTTATTTGAAAGACTCGAATTTAACGCGGCATTTTATGGCGAAGTGATTGCTGGAGGCAGAATGCCTAACTTAATGTACCTTACGACATTTGACAATAAAACATCCAGGGATGCACATTGGGATGCTTTTGGTAAAGATGAATATTGGAAGGAACTTTCAGCCAAAACAGAATATCAAAACAATGTCTCACACATTGACATTACTTTCTTATATCCCGTTGATTATTCTGATTTTTAAGTCAAACTTTCTGTAAAACACCAGCGATTTAAGAAGAGGACGACAACACCTCTTCTTTTTTGTCGTGTTCGGTTTCAATCATTGTTACGCGCTCCTGCATAACATGCGAAGTGTTATTCATGGATTTTTTTTTGCGAAAATAGTGAACCAGCGAAGGCATAGCAGAAAGCAAAATCAAAGCAAAGCCAATGTAAAGCAAATTAAAGACATCTGTAAAAAAAGGTCCTACAGAAAACACACCCAGTATAATCATTGTCGACAAGGGCAATGAAAGTGCCAGCATATTCATCGCTAATTCATTATTAAAAACCGCTGGAGCTTTGGGATCACCCTCTTTTTTACTCATTGACTCCACTATGGCCATGTGGGCAAAGGGCCAAAAACTACAGGCGCTTTGCGGAAACACCACAGCGAGCATTAGGGACGCGTAAGACGCTCCGGGCATAAATGAGATCAATAAGGCGCTGAGGCAAAAAACTATACCCGACCGAAAGACTAGTAACCTGAATATTGCTTTAAATTGTTTCCACTTAAACACTACCGCTATACCAATAAACATTAAAATCAGCGGAGTCATTAAGCTACCCAATAAATTAAGTGTGTCTTGAAAGAAATTCGGAAAATCTTCAAAATAAACACCAAACCCCAATAGAACCAACGCACCTACCATCACTAAATTGATCGGTTCATTCAACATACCTAAGACCAACGATTTTAACTTTTCGTTACTGCTATGTCTCACGTGTCGGTTCAATTTATAAAACCAATGCATGGCCAACATATAACTGAAAAACAGCACCGCAATTTTATTGCCAATATCTGCTAAAGCGCCACGTGCTAGTGCTTCTTCCCCGATATATTCCGTAATAAAAGGAAAGCAAGAAAGACCCGGTGCTAATGACGGGATAAGCAACATGTAAGTACGCATCTCTGCACTGTGCTTAGCCGCACCATACAGTGGAAGAATAAACTTTAATATCAAAAGAAAAACTACATTAAAAACAAGTACTAACAAGGGGAGAATCAACAAATTCGGCTTCACATGAAGTTTCATCAAAGCAACAAAAATTACCGTCGGTAAAGCCACATTCAATATGATTATTTTGATCGATTGATGATGGTCTTTTTTAGTAAGTTTAGTTTTTAACAATAAACCTATAATAATAATCAATATTAGAGACAATGTTTTCTGTAGAGCAATATTCATTAATTTTTGCTTATTTAAATATACGAGTAAAACCTGCTAATTCTTAAGCCAGAATAGCCAATGAAGGAAAGGCGTAGCAGGATACCGGAACTTTAATTATTATGAAGTGCTTTGAGGCATACAGCAATTTCACCATATGCCTTTAGGAAGCCGGTAATATTAAGCGGTAACGCGCTTAAATACGTTAGTAAATAGTTCCATTTCCGGCATAGTGCCAATACTTACTCTACACCAAGGTTCATCGTTAAAGCTATACAGTCTGACACCCACACCGTTATCCGTCATGGATTTCATAAAATCTTCCTCCAATGTATCCTTATGTAGGGGAAAAATTACAAAGTTAGTATAAGAGGGAATATATTTATAGCCCATCTGGTCAAGTTCTGTGCACACATAATTTCGTGCAGCTGTATTTAAGGTTTTACATTCTGCGCAAAAATCTCCATCGGCCATACTAGCGAGAGCCCCCTTGATCGATGTCACACATAAGCCCATTGTACTACGAACCATATCGGTAATACTCTTAATTCTTTCCGGTGTAGCCACTACATACCCAATACGTAAACCTGCCATAGAATGTATTTTGGAAAAGGTACGGGCTACAATAACATCTTTTCCCTTGGCAACTAGATCTACCATACTATTGGCCTCCGGATCATCCAAAAATTCCAAATAAGCTTCATCAACAAATACGGGCGCTTTTTCCGAAACCTTTGAACAGAAATCACGTAGCGCGTTTGGTTCCGTCAACGACCCTGTAGGGTTATTGGGATTACAAATGTACACTAACTGCGTTTTGCTATCTACTGCAGTTTCCATCGCAGGTAAATCATGTGCATAATCTTCCGTAAGTGGCACAGCTTTCCAATCGGCTCCAATTGCTTGAGCAGTATTAATTAAAGACATGTAAGAAGGATCTGCCGACACAATATTTCCACCTTTCATAAATCGGCTGATGGCTGTTTTCTCCAGTAAATCTGTGGAGCCGGGTCCCAGCATGATATGATCCGGTGTCACTCCTTCTTTTTCGGCAATCATATCGATCAAAACAGCTGCATCTGAATGACCATAACGGTTTCCCACAGAAATAGCTTCGTTGATAGCCCTTTTCACGCTTTCAGAAGGGCCATAGGGGTTTTCATTGGCATTTAACTTTGCCTTTAATGCTGGTGCGGAATCGCGATAATAAGAAGGGTGCTCAATTTCCCAAATAACGCTGCCATACGCTTTCTTAGTAGAAGATGACCAAGCTAAGTTTGGAGCCAAGGTCAAACTGCTAGCTGCCATCAAACTAGATTTCAGCCAGTTTCTTCGATTTATTTTTGTAGACATGTGTAATAATATATTAAGTTTCAAAGATTTTATTGATTCGCTATATTTATATAGTCAACTCATCAAGACACTCCCTCTATCAACAGGCCCTTTTTGGCAATTATTTTCTTTAACCAGTTGATTTTTCTCTATCTCATCTATAAGTAATTTCGTTAGTATTTAATTTTATCGGTGTTTATAATCCACTATGCGCTTTTTTAAGCACGCATGTGTTGTACGATATCATTCAGCGCTTTAATAATATTTAAAGTTACTTCTTTTTTAGGTTCGGTATTCCAGCTACCACGAATAGCATTTCCTCCCAATACTAAACCATCTCTTCTTGGTATAAAATAACCATTCGGTGTACTCAATCTAAAATTGATTTCGGGCTGGGGAACCAAGAAAGCAAGCTGCCCCGATATCGGGATCAGTTCATCATCATTAAATAATTTCTTTGCTCCCAACCCCGTACAATTGACGATAAGCGGCTCTTTCAATGCTAACATTTCATGAACGGAATGAAATTCCTGGACTGAAAGTTCCCCGCCGCGATCGATAAATTCTCTTGTCAGATAATCTAGGTATGAAGGAATGTTAAACACCATGGTCTTTTCCAAGACGATCTGCTTTTCACGAAATGGATGCTTGTTCTTAGACAATAGAAATCTTTCCGGCAATAGTCCATCAAGATGTAGCCCGGATGCTTCAATATGTGTTTTTCCACCTATCACATAATGATTAACCCACTGCACCATATCATTGTTTAAGCCTAAAAGGTTTTGATAACTTCGAAAGGAATACCTACAAGCTTCTTCCCATACGTTTATTAGCTGTGGAGTAATCCGTTCTTCTTCACAAAATAAATGTGCGGGCGACCAAGTACCCGTGGCCAAAGAAGAAGTATGATTGGGAAATAGCTCCTTTGCATAAATCCTCACCTTGCACCCCCTATTCTGTAAAGTCCTTGCCGTTGTCAAGCCAATAATTCCTCCTCCGATGACGGCGATTTCTGTATACCCACTTTCCCTTACCATGTTTGCAGCGATCATCGCCGTTCCCCATGAAAGTGAAAAACCACTTCCTCCATGACCATAGTTATGCACAATTGTCTTTTCGTCAAGTTTATCTGCTTTCAGACAAGCACCAGACAATCGATAAGGACGTAAACCTACGGTCTCTTTTATGACCAAATCAGGGGCAATTTTTGCCTTTGGCAGCTTTCGATAACCCAAACTGTGCCCATTGGGATCTACGATCTCCTTATTAGGAGCACATGAAAGTCCTCCTAGCCCAAACAACATGCCCAAACCTGCTAGGCCTGAGTGTTGAATAAAACGTCTTCTGTCTATTTCATTCATTTAGTTATTGCTTTACTCGATTGTCTGTAATTGTCTAAAAGCTACGCCTTTATGTTCTCCAGTCCACTCCAACCGGTTCGCACCTTCCAGTGTGCTTCTGTCCGCGTTAAAAAGTATCTGCCCTTGCGTATCTGTTGTAAACTCCCCTAGAGGTGTAGAAGTGTTGATATATACCCGGATAGGCAAACCTGTCAAAGGGATAGAATCTATGCCCAATTCTTGATCTAAAATATTGGTCTTATCTAGTTCATAAAAACTCGCTCGAACGCTTATTTCGCCTTCCGGAGCCGGTTCATTATTGAAGAGTATCAATACGGGAGACACCTCCCTTTCCAATAACATTTCGTCTTTTTCGCATGCTCCAAGAACCAAACATAGGGTCAGGATAAGTAAGTATGTGCTTTTCATCTTATTAATAGCTAAAATTATTCATTATACAATTCATGGATTTATTCTGCCCACCATAGTTTTGTTCGCATATTATCTGGGGAAGTGCCATTCACCACATTACTTCCATTAAGCGAATATTCAGATGCAGGATACACGATACGCGTGGGCAATACGCCTTGATTTTCGAAGGCAGCTCGCGGATCAACGTACATAATAGCGGGCAGTCCGGTTCTCCGATATTCTGTCCATGCTTCAATACCCTGTCCGAACAATGCGATCCATTTCTGTTCCATAATAAGCGCTTTGTTGAGTGTACCAAGCGAACTGATATAGTTTGCCGGCATATCGAGTCCATATTGATCAAAAGATGCCTCAACACCCCTTTCGAAATACATTTGAGCAAGTGCTGTTCCGCCATCAATATCGCCATCGAAGGCGGCCTCCGCCAAAACAAAATTAAGTTCTGCATAACTCATAATAACACTAGGTGCCTCTGCCCGAGTAAAGTAGTCGCCTGGAAAAGAGGAAAGGTCGCCTTCCGCGATAGCGATAGCATCCGGTAATCCGTTGGCCATCCCTCTGTAACTACCGTTGGCCAGAGGTCTTCCATACACTTGCAACCTAGGATCATCCAGCTCCAACAACCGATTAACCAATGTTCTACTTAATCGCCAGTCGGTACGGCTACCCTGTATCATTACTTCATGCCATTCGTTATTACTAGGTCTGTTAGCACTATGCAGCAGAAAGGCATAGTCGGTGTTATCAGTAAAAACTGGATATGTATCTGGATTTGCTAAAATCTCTACCATAATTGCGCTGGATTCGGCCGGTTTCTTCGCTGCCTGTCTATTTGCCAACTTCAATCGTAACGAATTGGCAAACTTTTTCCAGCGCAAAATGTCACCATTAAAGAGAATATCTCCGGCAATAGCAGGCCCGTTCACGTCCAGCAGCTCATTAGCCCCTGCCAACTGATTCAACAAATCAGCGTAAATGTCTTCCTGCGTATTATAGGTAGGTGTATAAATGGGATCTTCCGCGGTTCCTTTTAAGGCTTCGTGGTAAGGAATGTCGCCCCATACATCTGTCAGAATAGAAAACACCCAAGATTTCATGACCAAAGCAACACCTTGATAATTCGTATTTCCTTCCAGTATAGCTTGTTTATGAATTGCTTCGAAATTGAGTAATCCGTCATTAAAGAAATATTGCCAATTCTCTTGCTGCAAAGTAGTGGGTGGCGCGTAAGTATCCCCTTCGGTCGTATAGATACGTCTAGCGAGATGTTGTACCCAGATTGAGCCGCCGTCCAGGTTCAGTCGTGCAAAGCGGGTCTGGTGCCCCCAATATCGATCGACTGCAGATTCTATAGCAAAGGGCAAAAGCAGTTGCGGGGAGACGGCGTTAGGATCGTTTGGTGAAACGTTCATTTCTTCAAAGTCTCCTGTGCAACCTGGAAAATTAAGTGATAAAATCACCATCAGTGTGCCCATAAATAATTGTTTGATTTTTTTCATTTGAATAATTTTTAAGTAGCAATGAAATTCTATCTACCGCCGGCAGGCTTACTATCAAAAGGAAACATTTAAATTGAAACCTATATTTCTTGTAGATGGTAGGTTACCATAGGCAAAGCCCTGGCTATTCTCGCCGAAAAAGTCTACCTCCGGATCAATATGCGGTGTGTTTTTAAATAGCAAGGCAAGGTTTCGTCCTACCAAAGAAATCTTGGCTCTTTTTATAAATCCTGTTCGTTCCAATAACGTGGTGGGAATAGCGTACCCGAAAGATAATTCCCGTAATTTTACATAAGTGGCATCAAATACGCCTGCTTCATGATAGGTGCGCGAAAAATTCCTCTTATAAAAAGGACTAGCTTCGGCTATCACATCATTCGGTACATAGACTGGGTTTTCTGTCGTGCCGACGTTCATGACACCTCGACCGATGACCCCTTCCTCACGCCCCAGCGCCGTTTCCGAATATTGCCCGGTTGATCGGCCAATACCCGTTCCGTTGTCAAAGATTTTTCCGCCGTAGCGCATATCTACTAAAAAACTCAAACTAAAGTTCTTGAAGTTAAAGGAATTGAGCACACCACCCGTCCAATCTGGCTGTATGCTTCCCAGCGCCTTCGTGCCATCACCTAATATTGGTAACCCATTTTCATATACGATCTCCCCATCAGGCGTTCTTTCGAAATAAGTACCATAAAAAGTCCCGTAAGGCTCGCCAACACGTGCTTCTAATGTTAGGTAGTAATTTTCGAGCGTATAGGTCGTCAGGCCTTCGGCCAGTTCAACTACTTTGTTTCTGTTCTTGGCCCAATTCACGTCAATATCCCAACTAAATCCAGTAGAAGTTCTGAAAGGTGTAGCGTGCAACACCACTTCAAAACCCTGATTGGTCACTTTTCCAGCATTCAAAAGCCGATAGTTATAACCGCTTGCTTTTGATATTTCCACACCTAGTATCTGATCACGTGTATTTTGATTATAATAAGTCAAATCTAAGCCTACGCGATCGTCAAAAAAACGTAGGTCCAAACCTGCTTCAAAAGATCGGGTAATTTCGGGTTTTAGGTTTGGGTTAGCTATGGTGACACTTTCTCCATAAGCAGGTAACTTCCCGTCCCATAGTACTTTCGATTCAAAGAGTTGTTGAAGCTGATATGGATCCGTGTCTGAACCAACTTCGGCCACACTCAATCTTCCCTTAGCAAAAGACAGGGTTTTACTTTTAATAGGTAACATATCCGTAAAAATCATACTTAACGACGCCGATGGATAAAAAAAGGACCTATTATCGACAGGTAATGTGGATGACCAGTCGTTTCTTGCTGTTAAATCTAAGAAAACAGCATTTTTATATCCAATGTTAGCTGATGCAAATAAGCTGTTCACCTCTGATTTTTCTATCCTACTTTCGGTGACTGGAGGAGAAGCAAAATTTCCTAGGTTCCATAAATTATTAACTGCAAGATCATTAATCTGCGTAAAGTTTCGTTTATAATAATTGTCGCGATGGACCCCTCCGACGTTAGTTGTGAGTTGGACATCACCAAAAGTTTTATTAAAACCCAGTAAAAAATCGAAATTACTTTCTTGCTGTCTCAACACCTCTTCCGAATAGGCGCCATTGGGATATCCCAAAGCAAAATGTTCAGCAATTTTATTCGTGCGGGTATCCGACCAAAGATCAGTACCTCCTCGTACCATTAACGTTAACCAGTCGGTAAAATCATAATGCAAAGCTACATTTCCCAAAAGCCTATCCTTATCATTTCCATATTTCCAATGTTCTTGCATATAATACGGATTGGAAAAATATTCATATTGCCAGTTGGCATAAGGGAAATACTGATCGGCAGGTTGAATGACATTATCGGGTGTATATGTGGTTAAATCCTGGAGCCTATTGTGATCTATATGCCTATGCGACCAAATAAATTCCTGTCCACTTTGATATCTTCTATTGTCGGAACCCGACTTGACGTATTCGGTGCTTATTGTAGCGCTTAGCTTATCGGTAAAATGATAACCACCATTAAATTTAAAATTATTACGATGATAATCGTTGTTATAAGCAATACCTTTTTGTCTGACATCGCCGACAGAAAGTCTAAAATTCCCCTTATCATTAGAGCCTCCCAGCGCAATATTATTATTAAACATATGGCCAGTTTGCCAAAAATCATCCCAATTATTGGGCTGGGGAAGCAATGGCACACGCTCTCCATTGCTCCACCATTGGGGCACGAGACGCCCGTCCATAGGGGCACCCCAACTTTCATCGACTCCATCAGTACCTGTTACAGTAGTCCCATCGGGTAAAGTTACCGTTCCGTTTCTACCATCAGAAAACATCGTTACATATCCTGTCCCACCACCATAGATATTTTGGAAGTCCGGCTTAATCCAAGGTCTTTCAAAAGTGGTATTGGAAGTAATATCTACTCCAATGCCACGCACATCCGAACCATCTTTGGTAGTGATCAGAATAACGCCATTTGTTGCCCTAGAGCCGTATAAAGCGGCGGCATTAGGCCCTTTTAACACACTGATATTCTGAATATTATCTGGACTAACCTCAGACATACCACCACCATATCGATTGTCGCCATCTTGTTGTATCGGAACACCATCGATTACAATTAAAGGTTGATTATTTCCGCTTACTGATGCTGATCCACGTATCTGAATGGTTGAACTGCTTCCCGGACCGGCATTGCTATTGATACGTACACCAGCCAATTTTCCCGAGAGCGCGTTGGTGACATTAGCGGTACGTACTTCGTTCAATTTTTCCTGATCAATATCCTGTACCACGTATCCCAACGCCTTTTTCTCCCGCTGTACACCAAAGGCTGTAACCACAACTTCCGATAATGCCTGTTCATCTTTTTCAAGCGTTATTTCCAAAGAATTTTGATCACCTACAGACAGCTCCATGGGTTTAAAGCCCATATAGCTTATTATCAGGGTGTCGCTGCCAGCAGGCATCACCAGGCTAAATTGGCCATCCTCATTCGTTCCTGTGCGTAGAGAATTATTTTTGACCGCTACACTCACACCGGGCAACGGAAAACTCTCATCATCCTTCACAATTCCTTTGATTACATGCTGCTGAGCACCTTTAGCTTGCTTTGATGAACTATTATCTGTAGACACACTGTACGTCTCCCCTTCTTTTTTATGAGTATCTCTATAAACGATATAAAACCCTTCATCATTTTTCTTAAAACTTAAACCCGATCCTCTCAAGGCGATGGTCAATGCGGCTTCTACGTTATTAACGGTCTTTAATTTTTCAACGGCCACATCTTTACCGGTTAATAGGTCACTCCTGTAAGCAATAGAGACCTGATGCTGTTTCTCCAAATCTAGTATCAGTTGTTGTAAACTGATAAATTGATTGGTTAAAGTTTTTGTCAGGACAGTTTGATTGGAAGTTATCGAAACTTCTTCCTGAGGCTTGGCAAGTACCTGTATCTCACTCTCACTAAATAAGAGTAAGAGTAGACTCATTTTTTTTAATATTCTTTGCATATAGTTGATTTGATTAAATTTTAAACAAAACTCTACCATTAGGGCATAGCCACAGCTGCTGTCCTTCACATTATAATGTACCGTATACGATATATTTAAAGTTCCACCACCTTCTCGTTAATGGAATCTCTCGAGATATTTAAGTTGTTTTTCTTTTTCCGTTCAGGTTATTCCCTTTCTAAACACACATACTCCTCCCATTGCCGATAAATGCTTTTTATCGAATCGATTAAACTCAACAAAATAAAGGAGTTCTACAGCTTATGCCTTTTCACCGCTGTAGATAACGCGTCACTGATCATCTTTTAGTACAAGAAGTTCTTCATCTTCTATCATCACCAAACCATACAGAGCGGTCACATTTTTCAGTAACCGGTCTTTATCGGTTCCTAACGGGAATGATCCGGAAGCTTTTCTATTATAAAGGCTGTCGTCAGTAACTTTCAATGAGATACCGTAGGTATGATGCAGCATATCCACCATACTTCCCAATGAAGTTTCATTCAAAATGAACTGTTCTTTTTGCCAGGAAAAATGCCTATCTACATCATTAGCATGCTGTACCATATATCCCTTTTCCTTTTCTTTGAAGGTAAGTAAGTCGCCTGGAGACAAGTACGTTTGATCCAAATTTTTATGCTGAGGCCGATAATCCACCTTAACCTTACCATTTCTTAAAGCAACACGACTTTCATTCGGCCTATTCAATACATTAAACTCCGTTCCTAATACTTCGACAGATGTTGTATCAGAAAGATGAACGACGAACCGTTGGTTATCATGCTTATGCACGACGTGAAAAGAAGCTTCTCCGGTTAACCATGCCTCTCGTTTATCAGGCAAATCAACAAAGCGGAGCGTCGAATTTCCATTCAGGGTAACTTTTGATCCATCCTTTAGCAGAATATTCTTGATTTCACCATATGTACTTTGGTATAAATAGGATTCAAAATTATTGTTATAATAGTTATGACCAATTGTCCCCATCGCGAACAATAATACAAAAACAGCCGCAGCAGTTCTCCAATAAAGCGTCACCCGACCAAAGGTTCTCAATTTTTCCTCCTCTTGTACCGATTGTATCGCATCAAACATCTCCTGTTTGATCGTTTCCCGTTTAGATTCACTAAAATCCATCACACCATTCGACCGTTCTTCTTCCAAAGAATCATACCATTGTGAAAAAACATCTCTATCCAAAAAACGCTCATTTTGAACAATATTTTTAATAATGTTATCTTTATTCCTGCTATCCATTTTTTTACCGGACATTCATTTATATAGTCAACTGAAATAATCCAAACCTCTATCGATTTCGATTTTTTTTCCCAATTATTGGATTATTTACGTTTCTTTGTATGTTCGAAAGGATGATTTATATATTTCCTTTATAAAAAGTTCTCGATTTATATTGCATATGAATGAATTCGCGAAATAAGTCGTTAAAATCCTTGAACATTATTGATTTTCTATAGTACTTAAGGAGTCGATACAGCTGCGAAACGAATTACTCTCGATAAATACCCTTTATCTGCTGTCTTATGATTTTTAATGCTTTTATCATGTGTTTCTCTACCGTGCTGACTGATATTTGAAGATGATCGGCAATTTCCAAGTAAGACATATCTTGCTCATGCTTCAATAAATAAACACGCTGTGGTTGAAGAGGAAGTGATGCTATACAATGAGAGATTGCCTTTTGGAGTTCTAGATAATTAATTTGTTGTTCAGTTTGGTTGCTATTTGGCAAATGATTATTTCCAGCTATTTTGGCGATATATTTCTCCCTAACGATCTGTGCTTTAATGTAGTTAAAGATTTTATATTTAAGTGCTTGCTTGAGGTAAGCCACTATGGAGGTCTGAATAACGAGCTTTGAACGATTTTGCCAAATATCTGCAAACAAATCTTGGATTAAACCTTTAACAATCTCTTCATTGGGCAAACGCTTATAGGCTTGATTGAAAAGCAAAAACCAATATTCGTCATATAAATACTTAAAGGCTTCCCGATCGTCATTTTTCAACCTACTTACAACGTCATCATTGATTTTTTTAATATTCACTGACATTTTCTTAAAGTTTAGTGGAAATCCAAACAAACCGCCAGCTTTAACAAGGATTATTGGTTAATTTTAAACAATTTTACACAAAAATGTTTTTCAAATCAAAATATTTATTAAAAAATATTAAAATCGTTAGAAAAAATCCAACATACCAGTACTATTATCTCATTAAACATCATTAAACATTAAAAAACTATTATTACAACGGAAGGTACAAATAACATTTGCTGCATCATTTGCCGACACCAATTTTAGACGACCTGAATTTTAAAAATATCGGCCAATACTTGCTTGGCCGCATGATACCCGCCCATACCATGCACACCACCTCCAGGTGGTGTAGAAGCTGAACAGATATACAGCCCTTTTCCAGCGGTTCGATAAGGAGAAAACCGCAAAGCCGGACGTGTAAACAATTGGTCAATATCTAGCGCACCGCCATTGACATCCCCTCCATGAAAATTCGGGTTATACTCTTCCAATTG
This Olivibacter sp. SDN3 DNA region includes the following protein-coding sequences:
- a CDS encoding SusD/RagB family nutrient-binding outer membrane lipoprotein, translated to MKKIKQLFMGTLMVILSLNFPGCTGDFEEMNVSPNDPNAVSPQLLLPFAIESAVDRYWGHQTRFARLNLDGGSIWVQHLARRIYTTEGDTYAPPTTLQQENWQYFFNDGLLNFEAIHKQAILEGNTNYQGVALVMKSWVFSILTDVWGDIPYHEALKGTAEDPIYTPTYNTQEDIYADLLNQLAGANELLDVNGPAIAGDILFNGDILRWKKFANSLRLKLANRQAAKKPAESSAIMVEILANPDTYPVFTDNTDYAFLLHSANRPSNNEWHEVMIQGSRTDWRLSRTLVNRLLELDDPRLQVYGRPLANGSYRGMANGLPDAIAIAEGDLSSFPGDYFTRAEAPSVIMSYAELNFVLAEAAFDGDIDGGTALAQMYFERGVEASFDQYGLDMPANYISSLGTLNKALIMEQKWIALFGQGIEAWTEYRRTGLPAIMYVDPRAAFENQGVLPTRIVYPASEYSLNGSNVVNGTSPDNMRTKLWWAE
- a CDS encoding SusC/RagA family TonB-linked outer membrane protein, with the protein product MSLLLLLFSESEIQVLAKPQEEVSITSNQTVLTKTLTNQFISLQQLILDLEKQHQVSIAYRSDLLTGKDVAVEKLKTVNNVEAALTIALRGSGLSFKKNDEGFYIVYRDTHKKEGETYSVSTDNSSSKQAKGAQQHVIKGIVKDDESFPLPGVSVAVKNNSLRTGTNEDGQFSLVMPAGSDTLIISYMGFKPMELSVGDQNSLEITLEKDEQALSEVVVTAFGVQREKKALGYVVQDIDQEKLNEVRTANVTNALSGKLAGVRINSNAGPGSSSTIQIRGSASVSGNNQPLIVIDGVPIQQDGDNRYGGGMSEVSPDNIQNISVLKGPNAAALYGSRATNGVILITTKDGSDVRGIGVDITSNTTFERPWIKPDFQNIYGGGTGYVTMFSDGRNGTVTLPDGTTVTGTDGVDESWGAPMDGRLVPQWWSNGERVPLLPQPNNWDDFWQTGHMFNNNIALGGSNDKGNFRLSVGDVRQKGIAYNNDYHRNNFKFNGGYHFTDKLSATISTEYVKSGSDNRRYQSGQEFIWSHRHIDHNRLQDLTTYTPDNVIQPADQYFPYANWQYEYFSNPYYMQEHWKYGNDKDRLLGNVALHYDFTDWLTLMVRGGTDLWSDTRTNKIAEHFALGYPNGAYSEEVLRQQESNFDFLLGFNKTFGDVQLTTNVGGVHRDNYYKRNFTQINDLAVNNLWNLGNFASPPVTESRIEKSEVNSLFASANIGYKNAVFLDLTARNDWSSTLPVDNRSFFYPSASLSMIFTDMLPIKSKTLSFAKGRLSVAEVGSDTDPYQLQQLFESKVLWDGKLPAYGESVTIANPNLKPEITRSFEAGLDLRFFDDRVGLDLTYYNQNTRDQILGVEISKASGYNYRLLNAGKVTNQGFEVVLHATPFRTSTGFSWDIDVNWAKNRNKVVELAEGLTTYTLENYYLTLEARVGEPYGTFYGTYFERTPDGEIVYENGLPILGDGTKALGSIQPDWTGGVLNSFNFKNFSLSFLVDMRYGGKIFDNGTGIGRSTGQYSETALGREEGVIGRGVMNVGTTENPVYVPNDVIAEASPFYKRNFSRTYHEAGVFDATYVKLRELSFGYAIPTTLLERTGFIKRAKISLVGRNLALLFKNTPHIDPEVDFFGENSQGFAYGNLPSTRNIGFNLNVSF
- a CDS encoding FecR family protein, with amino-acid sequence MDSRNKDNIIKNIVQNERFLDRDVFSQWYDSLEEERSNGVMDFSESKRETIKQEMFDAIQSVQEEEKLRTFGRVTLYWRTAAAVFVLLFAMGTIGHNYYNNNFESYLYQSTYGEIKNILLKDGSKVTLNGNSTLRFVDLPDKREAWLTGEASFHVVHKHDNQRFVVHLSDTTSVEVLGTEFNVLNRPNESRVALRNGKVKVDYRPQHKNLDQTYLSPGDLLTFKEKEKGYMVQHANDVDRHFSWQKEQFILNETSLGSMVDMLHHTYGISLKVTDDSLYNRKASGSFPLGTDKDRLLKNVTALYGLVMIEDEELLVLKDDQ